A part of Nesterenkonia lutea genomic DNA contains:
- the purM gene encoding phosphoribosylformylglycinamidine cyclo-ligase, which translates to MTSPNTSAGSGSGAPITYASAGVDVEAGDRAVELMKAHIEATHTPAVIGGVGGFAGLYDASELKRLPHPLLATSTDGVGTKVAIAQAMDIHDTIGFDLVGMVVDDIVVMGAKPLFMTDYIATGKVDPARIAAVVSGIARAAAETGTALIGGETAEHPGLLAEDEYDVAGAATGVVDASAVLGPERVRAGDVIIGMASSGIHSNGYSLVRRVVSSAGWGYEREVAEFGRTLGQELLEPTRLYTRPCLDLVTALNGDPAETAISPEAPVRGFSHVTGGGLAANLARVLPAGLMATVDRSTWSWPAVFSLIARLGSVPQADLERTLNLGVGMIAVVSADKADDAVAHLQASGQSAWVMGEVSAYSAEETRVADAGLDFVQGAKGVDGGGVLLTGSYAS; encoded by the coding sequence GTGACTTCACCGAACACCAGCGCCGGCTCAGGCTCCGGCGCTCCGATCACCTATGCCTCCGCCGGAGTCGACGTGGAGGCCGGTGACCGCGCCGTCGAACTCATGAAGGCCCACATCGAGGCCACCCACACGCCTGCCGTGATCGGCGGGGTCGGCGGCTTCGCCGGGCTCTATGACGCCAGCGAGCTCAAGCGGCTGCCGCATCCGCTGCTGGCCACCTCCACCGACGGTGTCGGCACCAAGGTGGCCATCGCCCAGGCCATGGACATCCACGACACCATCGGCTTCGATCTGGTGGGCATGGTGGTCGATGACATCGTGGTGATGGGCGCCAAGCCGCTGTTCATGACCGATTACATCGCCACGGGCAAGGTGGATCCCGCGCGGATCGCCGCCGTGGTCTCCGGCATCGCCAGGGCCGCCGCAGAGACCGGAACCGCGCTCATCGGTGGAGAGACCGCTGAGCACCCGGGACTGCTGGCCGAGGATGAATACGACGTCGCGGGCGCCGCCACGGGCGTGGTCGACGCCTCCGCCGTGCTCGGCCCGGAGCGGGTGCGCGCCGGTGACGTGATCATCGGCATGGCCTCCTCGGGCATCCACTCCAACGGGTACTCGCTGGTCCGCCGCGTGGTCTCCTCCGCCGGCTGGGGCTACGAGCGCGAGGTCGCAGAGTTCGGCCGCACGCTGGGCCAGGAGCTGCTGGAGCCGACCAGGCTCTACACCAGGCCCTGCCTGGACCTGGTCACCGCGCTCAACGGCGATCCCGCCGAGACCGCGATCTCCCCCGAGGCTCCGGTGCGCGGCTTCAGCCACGTCACCGGTGGCGGCCTCGCGGCCAACCTGGCGCGCGTGCTGCCCGCGGGACTCATGGCCACTGTGGACCGATCGACCTGGTCCTGGCCCGCCGTGTTCTCGCTGATCGCCCGGCTGGGCTCGGTCCCGCAGGCGGACCTGGAGCGCACGCTGAACCTGGGCGTGGGCATGATCGCCGTGGTCTCCGCAGACAAGGCCGACGACGCCGTCGCTCACCTGCAGGCCTCGGGCCAGTCCGCATGGGTCATGGGTGAGGTCAGCGCCTACAGCGCCGAGGAGACTCGCGTGGCCGATGCAGGTCTGGACTTCGTCCAGGGCGCCAAGGGAGTTGACGGCGGCGGCGTGCTGCTGACCGGGAGCTACGCCTCCTGA
- the purF gene encoding amidophosphoribosyltransferase: protein MARTDGQLNFNLLDEDPLPQDECGVFGVWAPGEEVSKLAYYGLYALQHRGQESAGIAASDGKSIRVYKDIGLVSQVFDESTLNSLTGHIAVGHCRYSTTGASQWSNAQPTLGDTPHGTVALGHNGNLTNSADLRDRILERHGRADFGELNQGNTTDTALVTALLKEQPGANLEEQALALLPTLEGAFCLVFMNENTLYAARDPHGVRPLVLGRLDRGWVVASEQSALATVGASVIREIEPGELIAIDSDGVRSHRFAAATPSRCVFEYVYLARPDANINGRSVYESRVEMGRQLAREDSHDADVVIPVPESGTPAAVGYAEASGLPFALGFIKNSYVGRTFIEPSQTLRQLGIRLKLNVQDHVVRGKRVVVVDDSIVRGNTQRAIVRMLKEAGAAEIHVKISSPPVKWPCFYGIDFASRAELIANGATMDEITQAVGADSLAYISEDGMIAATQQPRSTLCTACFSGVYPIKLPPESRRGKMLLEQPVDPDAQPPGGCEPGPDAEFELDEIPLAEAKK, encoded by the coding sequence ATGGCTCGGACTGATGGCCAGCTGAACTTCAACCTCCTCGACGAGGACCCGCTGCCGCAGGATGAATGCGGCGTCTTCGGAGTCTGGGCTCCCGGGGAGGAGGTCTCCAAGCTCGCCTACTACGGGCTCTACGCGCTGCAGCACCGCGGCCAGGAGTCCGCCGGGATCGCCGCCTCGGATGGCAAGAGCATCCGGGTGTACAAGGACATCGGTCTGGTCTCCCAGGTCTTCGATGAGTCCACGCTGAACTCGCTGACCGGGCACATCGCCGTCGGCCACTGCCGCTACTCCACCACCGGCGCCAGCCAGTGGTCCAACGCCCAGCCCACCCTCGGGGACACCCCGCATGGGACCGTGGCGCTGGGGCACAACGGCAACCTCACCAACTCCGCAGATCTCCGCGACCGGATCCTCGAACGCCACGGGCGCGCCGACTTCGGCGAGCTGAACCAGGGCAACACCACCGACACCGCACTGGTCACCGCGCTGCTCAAGGAACAGCCGGGAGCGAACCTGGAAGAGCAGGCCCTTGCCCTGCTCCCCACCCTGGAGGGCGCGTTCTGCCTGGTGTTCATGAACGAGAACACGCTCTACGCCGCCAGGGACCCGCATGGCGTGCGCCCGCTGGTGCTGGGTCGCCTGGACCGCGGCTGGGTGGTCGCCTCCGAGCAGTCCGCTCTGGCCACCGTGGGCGCCTCGGTGATCCGGGAGATCGAGCCCGGCGAGCTGATCGCCATCGACTCCGACGGCGTGCGGTCCCACCGCTTCGCCGCCGCCACTCCGTCACGCTGTGTCTTCGAGTACGTCTATCTGGCTCGTCCGGACGCGAACATCAACGGCCGCTCGGTCTATGAGTCTCGAGTGGAGATGGGACGGCAGCTGGCCCGCGAAGATTCTCACGACGCCGATGTGGTCATTCCGGTCCCGGAGTCCGGCACCCCGGCCGCCGTGGGCTACGCCGAGGCCTCCGGGCTGCCCTTCGCCCTGGGCTTCATCAAGAACTCCTATGTCGGCCGCACCTTCATCGAGCCTTCACAGACGCTGCGCCAGCTCGGCATCCGGCTCAAGCTCAATGTCCAAGACCATGTGGTCCGCGGCAAGCGCGTGGTGGTGGTGGACGATTCAATCGTCCGCGGCAACACGCAGCGGGCCATCGTGCGGATGCTCAAGGAGGCCGGCGCCGCGGAGATCCACGTGAAGATCTCCTCGCCACCGGTGAAATGGCCCTGCTTCTACGGGATCGACTTCGCCTCCCGCGCGGAGCTGATCGCCAACGGCGCCACCATGGACGAGATCACCCAGGCGGTGGGCGCCGATTCGCTGGCCTACATCTCCGAGGACGGCATGATCGCCGCCACCCAGCAGCCACGCTCGACGCTGTGCACCGCCTGCTTCTCCGGGGTCTACCCGATCAAGCTCCCCCCGGAGAGCCGACGCGGCAAGATGCTGCTGGAGCAGCCCGTGGATCCCGACGCGCAGCCCCCCGGTGGCTGCGAGCCGGGCCCCGATGCCGAATTCGAACTCGACGAGATCCCCCTCGCGGAGGCCAAGAAGTGA
- a CDS encoding sterol carrier family protein → MARRRISTEKGRAAVLHWQDGGSDRPTLATAVRYLLEELAEVAPGNSVEVRVPPFGVTQCVAGPSHSRGTPPNVVELAPQTWLELATGATSWGEAVAAAQVAASGTRADLSELLPLISPGARR, encoded by the coding sequence ATGGCCCGCCGTCGCATCTCCACCGAGAAGGGACGAGCCGCTGTTCTGCACTGGCAGGACGGCGGCTCGGACCGGCCGACCCTCGCCACCGCGGTGCGCTACCTCCTGGAGGAGCTCGCCGAGGTGGCGCCGGGGAACTCGGTGGAGGTTCGCGTCCCGCCCTTCGGAGTGACCCAGTGCGTGGCTGGCCCCTCACACTCCCGCGGGACCCCGCCCAATGTGGTGGAGCTGGCTCCACAGACCTGGTTGGAGCTCGCCACGGGGGCGACCAGCTGGGGCGAGGCGGTGGCCGCCGCTCAGGTCGCGGCCTCCGGAACCCGCGCTGACCTCTCTGAGCTCCTGCCGCTGATCTCTCCGGGCGCCCGCCGCTGA
- a CDS encoding NAD-dependent succinate-semialdehyde dehydrogenase, which produces MADYKVTNPATGEVEAEFATLTDDQLREALDRASETFTSWSKSELDERARLLRRAAELYGERKDELAEIITREMGKPIKQARAELDIVISIFNYYADHGAEFLADEEIPDAPDGRAFMQSEPFGVLLGIMPWNFPYYQVARFAAPNLMIGNTVLLKHASQCPESAAAIEQIFRDAGFPENAYTNVYVSSGQIAEIVIPDPRVKGVSLTGSERAGTKVAATAGENLKKVVLELGGNDPLLVLDRESLPQAVKGAVSGRMANAGQACNAAKRVIVLDEFYDEFLEQFRESLGKIELRDPLSEDAFIGPMSSASAAEDLHEQVQDSVKQGATLHMGGDFDERGGAWYQPTLLTDLTPEMRAYGEELFGPVAMVYRAADEAEAVRLANDTQYGLSASVYATDEARAQRVGEQIETGMVFVNQPPGSAAELPFGGVKRSGVGRELGPYGMTEFVNKRLIKIAG; this is translated from the coding sequence ATGGCCGATTACAAAGTCACCAACCCCGCCACCGGTGAGGTCGAGGCGGAGTTCGCCACCCTCACCGACGATCAGCTCAGGGAGGCGCTGGACCGTGCGTCCGAGACCTTCACCAGCTGGTCGAAGTCCGAGCTCGATGAGCGCGCCAGGCTCCTGCGCCGCGCCGCAGAGCTCTACGGAGAGCGCAAGGACGAGCTCGCCGAGATCATCACCCGCGAGATGGGCAAACCGATCAAGCAGGCGCGTGCAGAGCTGGACATCGTGATCTCGATCTTCAACTACTACGCGGACCACGGCGCCGAGTTCCTGGCCGATGAAGAGATCCCGGATGCGCCCGACGGCCGCGCCTTCATGCAGAGCGAGCCCTTCGGCGTGCTGCTGGGCATCATGCCCTGGAACTTCCCGTACTACCAGGTGGCGCGCTTCGCCGCTCCGAACCTGATGATCGGCAACACCGTCCTGCTCAAGCACGCCTCCCAGTGCCCCGAGTCCGCCGCGGCCATCGAGCAGATCTTCCGCGACGCAGGCTTCCCGGAGAACGCATACACCAATGTCTACGTCTCCAGCGGACAGATCGCGGAGATCGTCATCCCCGATCCGCGGGTCAAGGGCGTCTCGCTCACCGGCTCCGAGCGGGCGGGCACCAAGGTCGCCGCCACGGCAGGAGAGAACCTCAAGAAGGTCGTGCTCGAGCTCGGCGGCAACGATCCGCTGCTGGTGCTGGACCGCGAGAGCCTCCCGCAGGCGGTCAAGGGCGCGGTCTCCGGCCGCATGGCCAACGCCGGACAGGCCTGCAACGCGGCCAAGCGCGTGATCGTGCTCGACGAGTTCTACGACGAGTTCCTGGAGCAGTTCCGCGAATCCCTCGGCAAGATCGAGCTGCGCGACCCGCTCTCCGAAGACGCCTTCATCGGTCCGATGTCCTCGGCCTCGGCCGCCGAAGACCTGCACGAGCAGGTCCAGGACTCGGTCAAGCAGGGCGCGACGCTGCACATGGGCGGCGACTTCGATGAACGCGGCGGCGCCTGGTACCAGCCCACCCTGCTGACCGACCTCACCCCGGAGATGCGCGCCTACGGCGAGGAGCTCTTCGGCCCCGTGGCCATGGTCTACCGCGCCGCGGACGAGGCCGAGGCCGTGCGGCTGGCCAATGACACCCAGTACGGGCTGTCCGCCTCGGTCTACGCCACCGACGAGGCGCGTGCCCAGCGCGTGGGTGAACAGATCGAGACCGGCATGGTCTTCGTGAACCAGCCACCCGGCAGCGCCGCGGAACTGCCCTTCGGCGGGGTCAAGCGCTCCGGTGTGGGCCGCGAGCTGGGCCCCTACGGCATGACCGAGTTCGTCAACAAGCGACTGATCAAGATCGCCGGCTGA